The Atlantibacter hermannii genomic interval CGGCATGATTAACTTCGCCCACGGCGAGGTGTACATGATCGGCAGTTACGTCTCCTTTATGATCGTCGCCGCGCTGATGATGATGGGTATCGACGCCAGCTGGTTGCTGGTGGGCGCAGCCTTTGTCGGCGCGATTGTGATTGCCAGCGCCTACGGCTGGAGTATCGAACGGGTAGCGTATCGCCCGGTGCGTAACTCTAAACGCCTGATTGCGCTGATTTCCGCTATCGGGATGTCTATCTTCCTGCAGAACTACGTCAGCCTGACGCAGGGTTCACGCGATGTCGCGTTGCCGAGCCTGTTTAACGGCCAGTGGCTGGTAGGCAGCAGTGAAAACTTCTCGGCAACCATCACCACTATGCAGTTGGTTATCTGGATCGTGACCTTCCTGGCGATGCTGGCCCTGACGCTGTTCATTCGTTACTCCCGCATGGGGCGCGCCTGTCGTGCCTGCGCGGAAGATTTAAAAATGGCCAGCCTGCTTGGTATCAATACGGATCGCGTGATTTCTCTGACCTTCGTCATTGGCGCAGCGATGGCGGCAGTGGCGGGCGTGTTGTTAGGCCAGTTCTATGGCGTGATTAACCCGTACATCGGCTTTATGGCGGGGATGAAAGCCTTTACCGCAGCGGTTCTTGGCGGCATCGGCAGTATTCCTGGCGCGATGATCGGCGGCCTCATCCTCGGCCTGACCGAAGCGCTGACATCTGCTTACCTGAGTACGGAATACAAAGATGTGGTCTCTTTCGCACTGTTGATTGGCGTCTTGCTGGTAATGCCTACCGGTATTCTGGGCCGTCCGGAGGTAGAGAAAGTATGAAACCGATGCATTTTGCGATGGCGCTGTTGTCTGCCGTGATGTTCTTCGTGCTGGCAGGCGTAATGATGGGCGTTCAGTTAAGCCTTTCCGGCACGAAACTGGTGGTGGATATCGCATCCTCCATCCGCTGGGAGTGGATTGCGGTGGGAACGGCGGTGGTGTTTTTATTCCAGCTGCTGCGCCCTTTCTTCCAGAAAAGCTTCAAAAAAGTTTCCGGTCCGAAGTTTATTCTGCCAGCCATTGATGGCTCGACGGCGAAGCAAAACTGTTTCTGGTGGCGCTGCTGGTGCTGGCCGTTGCCTGGCCGTTTATGGTATCGCGCGGGACGGTGGATATCGCCACCCTGACCATGATTTACGTGATCCTCGGTCTTGGTTTGAATGTGGTGGTGGGGCTTTCCGGTCTGCTGGTGCTGGGTTACGGCGGTTTCTACGCGATTGGTGCGTACACCTTCGCGCTGCTTAACCACTATTACGGCCTCGGCTTCTGGACCTGTCTACCGCTGGCGGGTCTGGTCGCGGCAGCGGCGGGCTTCCTGTTGGGCTTCCCGGTACTGCGTCTGCGCGGCGACTATCTGGCGATCGTGACCCTCGGTTTTGGTGAAATCGTCCGTATTCTGCTGCTCAATAATACCGAAGTGACCGGCGGGCCGAACGGCATCAGCCAGATCCCGAAACCGACTTTGTTTGGTCTTGAGTTCAACCGTGCGCCGCGTGAAGGGGGCTGGGATACCTTCAGCAATTTCTTCGGCATGAAATACGACCCCAGCGACCGAATCATTTTCCTCTATCTGGTGGCGCTGCTGCTGGTGGTGATCACGCTGTTTGTGATTAACCGTCTGCTGCGTATGCCGTTAGGCCGTGCCTGGGAAGCGCTGCGTGAAGATGAAATCGCCTGTCGCTCGCTGGGCCTGAACCCGACGCGCATCAAGCTGACCGCCTTTACCATCAGCGCCGCGTTTGCCGGTTTTGCCGGGACGCTGTTTGCCGCACGCCAGGGGTTTGTCAGCCCGGAATCCTTTACCTTCGCCGAATCGGCATTCGTGCTGGCGATTGTGGTGCTGGGCGGTATGGGCTCGCAGTTCGCGGTTATTCTCGCGGCGATCCTGCTGGTCGTCTCGCGTGAACTGATGCGTGACTTCAATGAATACAGCATGTTGATGCTGGGCGGTTTGATGGTGCTGATGATGATCTGGCGTCCGCAAGGGCTGCTGCCGATGACGCGTCCGCAACTGAAGTTAAAGAATGGGCACGTTGAAGGAGAGAAAGCATGAGTCAGCCGATTTTAAGCGTTTGAAGGCCTGATGATGCGTTTTGGCGGCCTGCTGGCGGTCAACAATGTCTCTCTGGAACTGCGTGAACATGAAATCGTGTCTTTAATCGGCCCGAACGGCGCGGGGAAAACCACGGTGTTTAACTGCCTGACCGGGTTTCTATAAGCCGACCGGCGGGACGATTAAACTGCGCGACAAGCATCTGGAAGGCCTGCCGGGCCAACAAATCGCGCGTATGGGCGTAGTGCGTACCTTTCAGCACGTTCGCCTGTTTCGTGAAATGACGGTGATTGAAAACCTGCTGGTGGCGCAACATCAGCAGTTAAAAACCGGCCTGTTTTCCGGCCTGCTGAAAACCCCGGCGTTTCGTCGCACTCATAGCGAAGCGCTGGATCGCGCCGCCACCTGGCTTGACCGCATCGGGCTGCTGCCGCATGCAAACCGTCAGGCCAGCAACCTGGCTTATGGCGATCAGCGTCGTCTGGAGATTGTGCGTTGCATGGTGACCCAGCCTGAAATCCTGATGCTGGATGAACCGGCGGCGGGTCTGAACCCGAAAGAGACCAAAGAGCTGGATGAGCTGATCGTTGAGCTACGCGACCATCACAACACCACTATTTTGCTGATTGAGCATGATATGAAGCTGGTAATGGGGATTTCCGATCGCATTTACGTGGTGAATCAGGGAACGCCCCTTGCTAACGGTACGCCGGAGCAAATCCGTAATAATCCTGATGTTATCCGTGCATACCTGGGCGAGGCATAAGATGGAAAAAGTCATGTTGTCTTTTGACAAAGTCAGCGCCCACTACGGCAAAATCCAGGCGCTGCATGAGGTCAGTTTGCAAATTAAACAGGGTGAAATCGTCACCCCTGATCGGCGCTAACGGCGCCGGGAAAACCACGCTGCTCGGTACGCTGTGCGGCGATCCGCGTGCCAGCAGCGGGCGTATCGTATTCGACGGGAAAGATATTACCGACTGGCACACGGCGAAAATCATGCGCGAAGCGGTAGCGATTGTGCCGGAAGGAAGACGCGTATTTTCCCGCATGACGGTGGAAGAGAACCTGGCGATGGGCGGCTTCTTTGCCGATCGCCATCAGTATCACGAGCGTATCGAGCGGGTCTATCAGCTGTTCCCGCGCCTGCATGAGCGCCGCATTCAGCGTGCGGGCACCATGTCCGGGGGCGAACAGCAGATGCTGGCAATTGGCCGCGCGCTAATGAGCCAGCCGCGTTTGCTGCTGCTGGATGAACCGTCGCTGGGTCTCGCGCCGATTATCATTCAGCAGATTTTCGACACTATCGAACAGTTGCGTAAAGAAGGGATGACGATCTTCCTGGTGGAGCAAAACGCCAACCAGGCGTTGAAGCTCGCCGATCGCGGCTACGTCCTGGAAAACGGTCACGTGGTGCTGGAAGACACCGGCGATGCGCTGCTGGCGAACGAAGCGGTACGCAGTGCGTATCTCGGCGGTTAACGGGTTGATAACTGAAAAAGGAGCCGCATGGCTCCTTTTTTGTACGCTTTACTTGTACAATTAACTTGTACGTAAAAGGAGGGGTTATGCAAACCATGAACTATAGCGAAGCGCGCCAGAATCTTGCTGCCGCGCTCGAGACAGCTGCGCTGGGTACGCCTGTTACTATCACCCGTCGGGGCCACAAACCTGCGGTAATTATTAGCGCCGAAGAATTCGAACGTTATCAACAAGCAAAGATGGATGCCGAATTTGCCGCCATCATGGCTATTCATGGCAATGAAATCAGGGAACTTGCCGATAAATGACAATTCAGTTTATCTCAGCGGAAGAGATAATTCGTTTTCATGACAGATTGCTGGCCGTCACGCCAGGCGTACCCGGTATGGTCGATCCGGGTCGGGCGGAAGCACTGTTATACCGTGTGCTTAACAAATACAAGTATGAAGGCGTTAATGACCTCTGGCTTTTGGCAGCAATGCACCTGCTGGCTATTTCCCGAGGGCATATCTTCAATGATGGCAATAAACGCACGGCGCTGTTTATTACCTTGTTGTTCCTTAAGCGCAATGGGATAACGCTTCCCGCCAACCCGGCATTTGTCGAGTTAACGGTGGCGGCGGCGGCAGGACAACTTAGCCTTGAAGAGATAGCGCGTCAGTTACGAAAGTAAGTGGCTTTCGCCATTATTCCGTCATCTCTCCATCATCCCTTCGACATCTCTACGGCATCTCACTGTCATTGTTTTGTAATCAAAAGGTTATTTTTCTGTCATTCGAGCGTGTCATGTTACCTCGCGAGCATAAAACGCGTGATTTCGCGCATCCGGCACAACAAGAGAGATAACCGCATGACATCGTTACGTTCAGCTTCAGCTCTGGCGATTGGGATGGCATTTGCCAGTCAGACTTTCGCCGCCACTACGATCCCGTTCTGGCACTCTATGGAAGGCGAACTGGGTAAGGAAGTGGAATCCTTAGCGCAGCGCTTTAACAAGACTCACCCGGATTACCAGATTACCCCTGTCTATAAAGGCAACTATGAGCAGAGCCTGGCCGCCGGAATTGCAGCGTTTCGTACCGGCAATGCGCCTGCGATTTTGCAGGTGTATGAAGTGGGTACGGCGACCATGATGGCGTCGAAAGCTATCAAGCCAGTGTATGAAGTGTTCAACGATGCGGGCATCAAGTTTGACGAATCCCGGTTCGTGCCGACGGTCGCCGGTTATTACACCGACGCGAAAAGCGGCCACCTGCTGTCGCAGCCGTTCAACAGCTCCACCCCGGTGCTGTATTACAACAAAGACGCCTTCAAAAAAGCCGGTTTAGACCCGGAACAGCCGCCGAAAACCTGGCAGGAACTGGCGGACTACACCGCGAAGCTGAAAGCTGCCGGAATGAAATGCGGCTACGCCAGCGGCTGGCAGGGTTGGATCCAGATTGAAAATTTCAGCGCCTGGCACGGCCTGCCGGTGGCAACTGAAAACAACGGCTTTAACGGCACCAACGCCGTTCTGGAATTCAACAAGCCGGAGCAGGTTAAACATATCGCCATGCTGCAGGATCTGAACAAGAAAGGGGATTTCACCTACTTTGGCCGTAAGGACGAATCCACTGAGAAGTTCTATAACGGCGACTGCGCAATTACCACCGCCTCTTCCGGATCGCTGGCCGATATTCGCCACTATGCCAAATTCAACTATGGCGTAGGGATGATGCCATACGATGCTGACGCCAAAGGCGCGCCGCAAAACGCCATTATCGGCGGGGCCAGTCTGTGGGTGATGCAGGGTAAAGACAAAGCGACCTATCAGGGCGTGGCGGAATTCCTCGACTTCCTGGCGAAGCCGGAAAACGCAGCCGAATGGCACCAGAAAACCGGTTATCTGCCGATTACCAAAGCGGCGTACGACCTGACCCGCGAGCAGGGCTTCTACGATAAAAACCCGGGTGCCGATATCGCGACCCGTCAGATGCTGAACAAGCCGCCGTTGGCGTATACCAAAGGGTTGCGTCTGGGCAACATGCCGCAAATCCGCACCGTAGTGGATGAAGAGCTGGAAAGCGTCTGGACCAATAAGAAAACGCCTCAGCAGGCACTGGATTCCGCCGTTGAGCGTGGTAACCAGCTGCTGCGCCGCTTCGAACAATCCACCAAATCCTGATAAAAATCTGCCCCTCACGCTGGCCGCGCGCCGGGTGAGGGGTTTTTATTGAGTAACGCTATGTCTTCTTCACGCCCGGTATTCCAGTCCGGCTGGTTGCCGTATCTGCTGTTATTACCTCAACTTGCCATTACGGTGGTGTTTTTTATCTGGCCTGCCGGGGAGGCGCTCTGGTATTCGGTGCAAAGCGTCGATCCGTTTGGGCTGTCGAGCGAGTTCGTCGGCCTGGATAACTTTCGCCAGTTACTGAACGACAGTTACTACCTGGACTCCTTCTGGACCACCCTTAAATTCAGCGGCATGGTGACGTTTTTTGGCCTGGTGAGTTCGCTTTTTTTCGCCGCGCTGGTGGATTACGTGGTGCGCGCCAGTCGTCTGTATCAAACCCTGATGCTGCTGCCCTACGCTGTCGCTCCGGCGATTGCCGCGGTGCTGTGGATTTTCCTGTTTAACCCCGGACGCGGGCTGATTACCCATTGGCTGGAGCTGATGGGTTATCAGTGGAATCACGCCCAGAACAGCGGGCAGGCGATGTTCCTGGTGGTGTTCGCCTCGGTATGGAAACAGATCAGTTATAACTTTCTGTTTTTCTTTGCGGCGTTACAGTCGATTCCCCGTTCGCTGGTGGAAGCGGCGGCAATTGACGGCGCAGGCCCGGTGCGCCGCTTCTTTAAGCTCTCGCTACCGCTGATTGCCCCGGTGAGCTTCTTCCTGCTGGTGGTGAACCTGGTTTACGCCTTCTTCGACACCTTCCCGGTGATCGATGCCGCGACAGCGGGCGGGCCCGTACAGGCGACCACGACGCTCATCTATAAAATCTACCGCGAAGGCTTTGCCGGGCTGGATCTGTCGGCGTCGGCTGCGCAGTCGGTGGTGCTGATGGCGCTGGTGATTTTATTGACGGTAGTGCAGTTCCGCTACGTTGAAAAAAGGGTGCGATACCAATGATTGAACACCGTCGCGGGCTGGATATTTTCAGCCATTGCATGCTCATCCTCGGTATCGCCGTGATCCTGTTCCCGCTGTACGTGGCCTTTGTGGCCGCCACGCTGGATAACAAGGCGGTATTCGAAACCCCAATGACGCTGATCCCCGACGGGCATTTGTGGGAAAACCTCAGCCATATCTGGGTGCATGGCGTGGGCGCAAACAGCGCACCTTTTGGTCTGATGCTGTTCAACAGCCTGGTGATGGCGCTGACCATCACGGTTGGCAAAATTGCCGTATCTGTGCTGTCGGCGTTTGCCATCGTCTGGTTTCGTTTCCCCCTGCGCAACCTCTGCTTCTGGATGATTTTCATCACCCTGATGCTGCCGGTGGAAGTGCGTATTTTCCCGACGGTAGAGGTGATCGCAAGGCTGGATCTGCTCGACAGCTACACCGGCCTGACCCTGCCGCTGATGGCTTCCGCCACCGCCACCTTCCTGTTCCGCCAGTTCTTTATGACCCTGCCGGACGAGTTGATTGAAGCGGCACGCATTGACGGCGCTTCGCCGATGCGCTTTTTCCGCGACATCGTACTGCCGCTCTCCCGCACCAATCTGGCGGCGCTGTTTGTCATCACCTTTATCTACGGCTGGAACCAGTACTTATGGCCGCTCCTGATCATCAGCGACATCCATCTGGGTACGGCGGTTGCAGGCATTAAAGGGATGATATCAACCGGCGAGGGGAGCACTCAGTGGAATCAGGTGATGGCAGCGATGCTGCTGACCCTCATCCCGCCGGTGGTGATTGTTTTAGTCATGCAGCGCGCGTTTGTACGCGGGCTGGTCGATAGCGATAAATAGAGAAGGCACATGGCTGGATTAAAATTACAGGCTGTCACCAAAAGCTGGGACGGCAAAAACCAGGTGATCAAGCCGTTGACCGTTGATGTGGCGGACGGCGAGTTTATTGTGATGGTCGGCCCCTCGGGCTGCGGAAAGTCCACGCTGCTGCGCATGGTGGCCGGGCTTGAGCGCGTGACCAGCGGCGATATCTGGATTGATAATCAGCGGGTAACTGAACTCGAACCGAAAGCGCGCGGTATCGCGATGGTATTCCAGAACTACGCGCTCTATCCGCATATGAATGTCGAAGAAAACATGGCGTGGGGCCTGAAAATTCGCGGGATGGGAAAAGGCCATATCGAAGCGCGGGTGAATGAAGCGGCGCGGATCCTCGAACTGGACGGTTTACTGAAGCGTCGTCCGCGCGAGTTGTCCGGCGGGCAGCGTCAGCGCGTGGCGATGGGCCGCGCAATTGTGCGCGATCCGGCGGTTTTCCTGTTTGATGAACCGCTCTCAAACCTTGATGCCAAGCTGCGGGTGCAAATGCGCCTTGAGTTGCAGCAATTGCACCGCCGCCTGAAAACCACCAGTCTTTACGTCACCCACGATCAGGTCGAGGCCATGACCCTGGCTCAGCGGGTGATGGTGATGAATAAAGGCGTCGCCGAGCAGATCGGGACGCCGGTTGAGGTCTATGAACGGCCCGCCACGCGCTTTGTGGCGAGTTTTATCGGCTCGCCTGCCATGAATTTGCTGGAAGGGCGCATCAATACGCTGGGAACGCATATTGATATGGATGGGCTAAGCCTGCCGCTCGGCTCGCGTCATTTGTCGCTGGCGGGACGCGTCGTTACGCTGGGTATCCGCCCGGAACATATTGCGTTAAGCTCACAGGCCGCAGGTGGTGTCCCGCTCAACGTGCAAACGCTGGAAATACTGGGCGCGGATAACCTGGCGCACGGGCGTTTCGGCGAGCAAAAAGTGGTGGTGCGTCTCGCCCATCAGCATCGGCCTGCGGCGGGTTCGACGCTCTGGCTGCATGTGCCGCCGGAACATCTGCACTTTTTCGATGGTGAAACAGGACAACGTCTATGAATAACTGGCCTTACCCTGCGATTGTCGCGCATCGGGGCGGCGGTAAGCTGGCTCCGGAAAATACCCTGGCGGCTATCGACGTAGGGGCGCGTTATGGGCATACTATGATTGAATTTGACGCCAAACTCTCCAGAGACGGCCAGATCTTTTTGCTGCATGACGACACGCTGGAACGCACCAGCAATGGCTGGGGCATTGCCGGCAATCTGGACTGGAGCGATCTGGTGAAAGTGGATGCCGGAAGCTGGTTCAGCGGCGAATTCAAGGGCGAAGCACTGCCGCTGCTTAAAGAGGTGGCGGAGCGCTGCCGGACGCACGGCATGATGGCGAATATTGAAATCAAACCGACGACCGGCACCGACGCGCAAACCGGAAAAGCGGTGGCGCTGGCGGCGCGGGAAGAGTGGCAGGGGATGACGCCCCCGCTGCTGTCGTCATTTTCAGTAGCTGCGCTTGAGGCGGCGCAGCAGGCGGCTCCGGAACTGCCGCGTGGATTGCTGATGGATGAATGGCAGAGCGACTGGCGTGAGCTGACCGCACGACTTGAATGCGTGTCGATTCACCTGAATCACAGACTGCTGGACGAAGCGCGCGTCGCAGCGATTAAAGCCGCCGGGTTAAAAATTCTGGTGTACACCGTCAATAATCCCCAGCGCGCGGCGACGCTGCTGCGCTGGGGAGTCGACTGCATTTGCACCGATCGTATTGACGAGATCGGCCCGCATTTTCACGCTTAAGGCCCGATAGTCTTCAACGGAATATTCGGCTGCGGCATGGTCGTCACGCCCTGATTCGTTAGCGTGCCGTTATTCTGCCGCAGCATATCGCCGTTGGTTTTACCGGACAGCATATGCTGTTGATTATTCAACAGGCGATCCTGACTGGATGAACCGTTATTCAGCATGCCGCCGTTGGTGTTGGGCAGGACTTGCTGGGTTTGCTGATTCATCTCGCCCGGCGCTGATTCCCGGATGCGCTGGGTATTATTATTTATCTGCGATTCAAGGTGCTGTTGCTGAACCCGGTTCTGGGTCTGCAACTGTTGATTCAGCATGCCTTTTTGTTGGATTTGCTGGCTTTGCATTTGGTTCTGCATCCGCTGCTCGCTCGGATTGACGTACCCCGGCTGGTTAGGGTTATTCAACACATTCACCGGTTGTGCAAAGCTGTAAGGCGACAGAAGCGCCGCGATAATTAACAGTTTTTTCATCGTCATTCCTCCTCGTGAAGGATCTTCTAAGTTTACTTGCTTTCCGGCCTGACGATGATCTTTTAAGAGTTGTGAACCAGGCTTAAGCGGGGGACGAGCCCCGTTAAACCCGGAGAACAACAATGAAGATGATGTGGAAAACCCTGCCTGCATTATTGATGGGGCTGTGTCTGTCGGCGTTTGCCGCCCCGCCCCCCACCGCAGCACCCGTCTCCTATGGCGTGGAAGAGGATGTGTTCCATCCCGTTCGTGCGCAGCAGGGGATGGTCGCTTCCGTTGACGCTACCGCTACGCGGGTGGGCGTCGACATTCTGAAAAAAGGCGGTAACGCGGTGGATGCTGCGGTCGCGGTCGGCTTCGCGCTTGCGGTGACGCATCCTCAGGCCGGTAACCTCGGCGGTGGCGGGTTTATGATGCTTCGCACCAAAGACGGTAATACCACTGCGATCGATTTCCGGGAAATGGCGCCGGAAAAAGCCACCAAAGATATGTTCCTCGACGAGGCGGGCAACGCCGACAGTAAAAAATCCCTGACCTCGCATCTGGCGACGGGAACACCGGGAACCGTGGCGGGCTTTACGCTGGCGCTGCAAAAATATGGCACCATGCCGCTGAATCAGGTGGTCCAGCCCGCGATTATGCTGGCGCGAGACGGCTTTGAAGTAAACGACGCACTGGCAGACGATTTAAAAACCTACGGTAGCGAAACGCTGCCTAATCATCCCAACAGTAAAGCGATTTTCTGGAAAACAGACGGTAATCCGCTGCAAAAAGGCGACAAACTGGTCCAGGCAAATCTGGCTAAATCGCTGGAGATGATTGCCGAAACCGGGCCGGATGCCTTCTATAAAGGCGCTATCGCTGACCAAATTGCCGATGAAATGGCGAAAAACGGCGGGCTGATTACCAAAGCCGATTTGGAAAACTACAAAGCGGTGGAGCGTGCGCCCATCCGCGGTGAATATCGCGGCTATGAAGTGTTCTCTATGCCGCCGCCTTCCTCCGGTGGGATCCACATCGTGCAGATCCTCAATATTCTCGAAAACTTCGACCTGAAAAAATATGGCTTCGGCAGCGCTGACACCATGCAAATCATGGCCGAAGCAGAGAAATACGCCTATGCCGACCGCTCGGAATATCTGGGCGACCCGGATTTCGTGAAGGTTCCGTGGCAGGCGTTGACCGATAAAGCCTATGCGAAAACGCTGGCCGATCAGATTGATTTGGCGAAGGCGCGTCCGTCTCAGGAGATTAAGCCGGGCAACCTTGCGCCATACGAGAGTAATCAAACCACCCATTTCTCGGTGGTGGATAAAGACGGGAATGCGGTTGCGGTCACCTACACCCTGAACACGACCTTTGGTAGCGGGATTGTCGCTGGCGATACCGGCATCCTGTTAAACAATGAAATGGACGATTTCTCGGCGAAACCGGGCGTACCCAACGTGTATGGGCTGGTAGGGGGCGAGGCGAACGCCGTTGGGCCGCACAAACGTCCGCTGTCGTCGATGTCGCCGACTATTGTCGTGAAAGACGGGAAAACCTGGCTGGTCACCGGCAGCCCTGGCGGCAGCCGTATTATCACCACCGTGCTACAAATGGTGGTTAACAGTATCGATTTCGGAATGAATATCGCCGAAGCCACCAATGCGCCGCGCTTCCATCATCAGTGGTTGCCGGATGAGTTGAGGGTCGAGAAAGGCTTCAGTCCGGATACCCTGAAGTTGCTGAAAGAGAAAGGCCAGAACGTGGCGGTAAAAGAAGCGATGGGCAGTACGCAAAGTATTATCGTCGGTCCTGATGGTGCGCTGTATGGTGCATCCGATCCGCGTTCGGTGGATGATTTAACGGCGGGTTATTAATCTGCCTGATTTGCTGCTGGGCGGAAAACCCGTCCAGCACGCATTTCCTCTTATAATTTAGAGGTATAAGAACTACTCCTTTTTTACGATTTAATCGTGAAATTACCCTTTTGATTTGTATATCTTTTATTCACCGTGCCGATAACTCCTTTATCTGGTGGCATATCCACCCTGTATATAAAGGAAAGCGTTATGGGTTTACTTCAACATTTCACCATCCGTTCCGTTATGGTCGCCATCCTGGGGCTACTGTGCTTGCTGTGGAGCGGTGCCGGGCTGTTCAGCGTGTTCTCGCTAAACCAAATGAGCCAGGGGAATGATGTGGATCGCCATCTGGTACACCAGATGTCGGTGCTCAGTAAAGGTAATGACCAGTATTTTCGATTTGTGACGCGGCTTGCTCGCGTGATGGACGGGACGAAAGCGGGTGCTCCACCCGATCCCACGGTAATGAAGCCGGTGCAGAAAGCGCTGGAAAACATGGCGCAGGAGCTGAATCAGTTTAAACAGCTGTCGCCAGGGCCGATGGATAAGGCCACGTCAGACGATGTCATCTCCACATGGCAAAAACTGCTCGACGAGGGCGTAACCCGTCAGTTCCAACTGGCGCAACAGGGCGATATGGACGCCTTTCGCGCCCACGCTAATAACATCACCCCTGCATTAAGCCGCGCCTTTGGAGCCAGTGCCGAGGCGTTTAATGCCAGCGCGGGCCGTATGCTGGACGATACCCGCATTAAGGTGGATAGCCTGACGACGCTGACGCGCGTCATCATGCTCATCAGCGTGGTATTAGGCATCGCGATGGTGATCCTCGCCGATCGCTATCTGGTGGCGATGTTGGTTCGTCCGCTCAACCGCATTCGCGAACACTTTCAGCTTATCGCCAGCGGCGACCTCAGCCAGCCAGTGCCGCTTAAAGCCAGCCGCAACTGTGTCGGCAAACTGGTGCCGCTGCTGACGGCGATGCAGGATAGCCTGCGTGACGCGGTGAGTTCGATCCGCCAGGGCAGCGAGCATATCTGGCACGGCGCGCGGGATATTTCCGCGGGTAATCAGGATCTGTCGACGCGCACCGAGGAACAGGCCGCTGCGCTGGTAGAGACCGCCGCTAGCATGGAGCAACTCACGGCGACCGTGCAGCACAACGCGGATAACGCGCACCAGGCCAGCCAGCTGGCGCAAAAAGCGTCTGCAACCGCCAGCAAGGGCGGGAAGCTGGTGGGCGACGTGGTGTCCACCATGACGGGCATTTCCGGCAGTTCGAAGAAAATCGCCGATATCACCACCGTTATTAACAGCATTGCTTTCCAGACCAATATCCTGGCGCTTAACGCCGCCGTGGAAGCGGCGCGTGCCGGGGAACAAGGGCGCGGTTTTGCGGTGGTGGCCAGCGAAGTGCGTAATCTTGCCAGCCGCAGCGGCCAGGCGGCAAAAGAGATTGAAACGCTGATAGCTGATTCCGTCTCCCGGGTAGAGAAGGGTGCGGAGCTGGTCAGCCAGGCGGGGGTGACCATGGCGGACATCGTGGAAGCGGTGGCCCAGGTGACCGCGATTATGGAACAGATAGCCTCTGCGACTGACGAACAAAGCAAAGGGATCTCGCAGGTGGGCGCGGCCATCACCCAGATGGATAGCGTAACGCAGCATAACGCGGCGCTGGTGGAACAAGTCTCTGCGGCGGCGGCGAGCCTGGAACGGCAGACTGCCGATCTTCAACAATCTGTTGAGCATTTCCGGCTGGTTGAACGTGCGCTTGCTGCTCAGGAGAAGAAGCCGACGACTAAA includes:
- the yhhA gene encoding conserved protein, DUF2756 family; the protein is MKKLLIIAALLSPYSFAQPVNVLNNPNQPGYVNPSEQRMQNQMQSQQIQQKGMLNQQLQTQNRVQQQHLESQINNNTQRIRESAPGEMNQQTQQVLPNTNGGMLNNGSSSQDRLLNNQQHMLSGKTNGDMLRQNNGTLTNQGVTTMPQPNIPLKTIGP
- the ugpA gene encoding glycerol-3-phosphate ABC transporter permease, with the protein product MSSSRPVFQSGWLPYLLLLPQLAITVVFFIWPAGEALWYSVQSVDPFGLSSEFVGLDNFRQLLNDSYYLDSFWTTLKFSGMVTFFGLVSSLFFAALVDYVVRASRLYQTLMLLPYAVAPAIAAVLWIFLFNPGRGLITHWLELMGYQWNHAQNSGQAMFLVVFASVWKQISYNFLFFFAALQSIPRSLVEAAAIDGAGPVRRFFKLSLPLIAPVSFFLLVVNLVYAFFDTFPVIDAATAGGPVQATTTLIYKIYREGFAGLDLSASAAQSVVLMALVILLTVVQFRYVEKRVRYQ
- the ugpB gene encoding glycerol-3-phosphate ABC transporter, substrate-binding protein — protein: MTSLRSASALAIGMAFASQTFAATTIPFWHSMEGELGKEVESLAQRFNKTHPDYQITPVYKGNYEQSLAAGIAAFRTGNAPAILQVYEVGTATMMASKAIKPVYEVFNDAGIKFDESRFVPTVAGYYTDAKSGHLLSQPFNSSTPVLYYNKDAFKKAGLDPEQPPKTWQELADYTAKLKAAGMKCGYASGWQGWIQIENFSAWHGLPVATENNGFNGTNAVLEFNKPEQVKHIAMLQDLNKKGDFTYFGRKDESTEKFYNGDCAITTASSGSLADIRHYAKFNYGVGMMPYDADAKGAPQNAIIGGASLWVMQGKDKATYQGVAEFLDFLAKPENAAEWHQKTGYLPITKAAYDLTREQGFYDKNPGADIATRQMLNKPPLAYTKGLRLGNMPQIRTVVDEELESVWTNKKTPQQALDSAVERGNQLLRRFEQSTKS
- the ugpQ gene encoding glycerophosphoryl diester phosphodiesterase, which encodes MNNWPYPAIVAHRGGGKLAPENTLAAIDVGARYGHTMIEFDAKLSRDGQIFLLHDDTLERTSNGWGIAGNLDWSDLVKVDAGSWFSGEFKGEALPLLKEVAERCRTHGMMANIEIKPTTGTDAQTGKAVALAAREEWQGMTPPLLSSFSVAALEAAQQAAPELPRGLLMDEWQSDWRELTARLECVSIHLNHRLLDEARVAAIKAAGLKILVYTVNNPQRAATLLRWGVDCICTDRIDEIGPHFHA
- the ugpE gene encoding sn-Glycerol-3-phosphate ABC transporter, permease protein yields the protein MIEHRRGLDIFSHCMLILGIAVILFPLYVAFVAATLDNKAVFETPMTLIPDGHLWENLSHIWVHGVGANSAPFGLMLFNSLVMALTITVGKIAVSVLSAFAIVWFRFPLRNLCFWMIFITLMLPVEVRIFPTVEVIARLDLLDSYTGLTLPLMASATATFLFRQFFMTLPDELIEAARIDGASPMRFFRDIVLPLSRTNLAALFVITFIYGWNQYLWPLLIISDIHLGTAVAGIKGMISTGEGSTQWNQVMAAMLLTLIPPVVIVLVMQRAFVRGLVDSDK
- the ugpC gene encoding sn-Glycerol-3-phosphate ABC transporter, ATP-binding protein, with the translated sequence MAGLKLQAVTKSWDGKNQVIKPLTVDVADGEFIVMVGPSGCGKSTLLRMVAGLERVTSGDIWIDNQRVTELEPKARGIAMVFQNYALYPHMNVEENMAWGLKIRGMGKGHIEARVNEAARILELDGLLKRRPRELSGGQRQRVAMGRAIVRDPAVFLFDEPLSNLDAKLRVQMRLELQQLHRRLKTTSLYVTHDQVEAMTLAQRVMVMNKGVAEQIGTPVEVYERPATRFVASFIGSPAMNLLEGRINTLGTHIDMDGLSLPLGSRHLSLAGRVVTLGIRPEHIALSSQAAGGVPLNVQTLEILGADNLAHGRFGEQKVVVRLAHQHRPAAGSTLWLHVPPEHLHFFDGETGQRL